One Gambusia affinis linkage group LG15, SWU_Gaff_1.0, whole genome shotgun sequence genomic window carries:
- the LOC122845025 gene encoding matrix metalloproteinase-18-like isoform X2: MNLLCMTFLTLMKLHQSPAGASPLRIPAAPPQPPAGPSEADQKFAEEYLHLFYGYQPKPDRRKRAAASRDDSDQTMGFCHKVKKMQRFFGLTPDGKLSEETLTVMKKPRCGLSDVEPYGGAVRWRKRTISYRIAGENLPFPASRTHKAVRRALKLWSSVSLIRFRRREAKEADVSIAFFSGDHGDGSPFSGKGGALAHAFLPGLGIGGDVHFDSEEEWTLNSTGISLPVVAAHEFGHALGLSHSPDPGSIMYPAYNFAPSLELSFDDVKSIQHLYGENPNFHLQSLKSPPPKTPDKCDPDLSFDAVTELQQEVVFFKDRFMWRKHPSFVETRITLISSLWSDSVPSHLDAVYENVEKNVILFFKGDQYWKVQHLILQEGFPRNISDLGFPSRIKSVDAALHFRNDRYTVFFTGHECWRYNELRAVMEGSPMLIEQQWLEIPFPLDAAVFYEGFVNFFKGNKQYKYDFGQNRIVSVSRANDLMDCEMGKSNKHIS, from the exons ATGAATCTGCTCTGCATGACTTTCCTGACTCTCATGAAGCTCCACCAGAGTCCTGCGGGGGCTTCACCCCTCCGCATCCCCGCCGCTCCTCCACAACCTCCAGCTGGACCGTCTGAGGCTGACCAGAAATTTGCAGAG GAATATCTGCACCTCTTCTACGGTTACCAGCCCAAACCAGACAGACGAAAAAGGGCGGCAGCCTCCAGAGATGATTCAGACCAGACAATGGGATTCTGCCATAAGGTGAAGAAAATGCAACGTTTCTTTGGGTTGACTCCAGACGGAAAACTCAGTGAGGAAACTCTGACTGTGATGAAGAAGCCGCGCTGTGGGCTGTCAGATGTGGAGCCTTACGGGGGAGCCGTGCGGTGGAGAAAACGGACGATCAGCTACAG GATTGCTGGTGAAAATCTCCCTTTCCCAGCCAGTCGGACTCACAAAGCCGTCAGGAGGGCGCTGAAGCTGTGGTCCAGCGTTTCCCTCATTAGATTCCGCAGGAGGGAAGCAAAAGAAGCTGACGTTAGCATTGCTTTTTTCAGCGGAG ACCATGGCGATGGATCTCCTTTCTCTGGCAAAGGGGGAGCTCTGGCTCATGCCTTCCTCCCTGGTCTAGGAATAGGAGGGGATGTGCACTTTGATTCTGAGGAGGAATGGACTTTAAATTCTACTG GTATCAGCCTGCCTGTTGTCGCAGCTCATGAATTCGGCCATGCTCTTGGCCTCTCCCACTCGCCTGACCCTGGATCCATTATGTACCCAGCTTACAACTTTGCACCCAGTTTGGAGCTCTCCTTTGACGACGTGAAGAGCATCCAGCACCTTTATG GTGAAAACCCCAACTTCCACTTACAGTCACTAAAAAGCCCTCCTCCCAAAACCCCTGACAAATGCGATCCAGATCTGTCCTTTGATGCTGTGACCGAATTACAACAAGAGGTGGTGTTTTTCAAAGACAG ATTCATGTGGCGAAAGCATCCCAGTTTTGTTGAAACACGCATCACTCTCATCAGCAGCCTGTGGTCAGACTCTGTACCGTCTCACCTGGATGCTGTGTATGAGAACGTGGAGAAAaacgttattttatttttcaaag GTGATCAGTACTGGAAAGTACAGCATTTGATTCTACAGGAAGGTTTTCCCAGAAACATCTCAGACCTGGGCTTCCCCTCCAGAATAAAGTCAGTGGATGCTGCTCTGCACTTCAGAAACGATCGATACACTGTGTTCTTCACCGGCCATGAGTGTTGGAG GTACAATGAACTGCGGGCAGTGATGGAGGGATCACCGATGCTCATCGAGCAACAGTGGCTGGAAATCCCATTCCCTTTAGACGCAGCTGTCTTCTACGAGG GATTTGTGAACTTCTTCAAGGGAAACAAGCAATATAAATACGACTTTGGCCAGAACCGTATTGTCTCCGTCAGCAGAGCTAATGACCTAATGGACTGCGAGATGGGAAAGAGCAACAAGCACATATCCTGA
- the LOC122845025 gene encoding matrix metalloproteinase-18-like isoform X1, which produces MNLLCMTFLTLMKLHQSPAGASPLRIPAAPPQPPAGPSEADQKFAEEYLHLFYGYQPKPDRRKRAAASRDDSDQTMGFCHKVKKMQRFFGLTPDGKLSEETLTVMKKPRCGLSDVEPYGGAVRWRKRTISYRIAGENLPFPASRTHKAVRRALKLWSSVSLIRFRRREAKEADVSIAFFSGADHGDGSPFSGKGGALAHAFLPGLGIGGDVHFDSEEEWTLNSTGISLPVVAAHEFGHALGLSHSPDPGSIMYPAYNFAPSLELSFDDVKSIQHLYGENPNFHLQSLKSPPPKTPDKCDPDLSFDAVTELQQEVVFFKDRFMWRKHPSFVETRITLISSLWSDSVPSHLDAVYENVEKNVILFFKGDQYWKVQHLILQEGFPRNISDLGFPSRIKSVDAALHFRNDRYTVFFTGHECWRYNELRAVMEGSPMLIEQQWLEIPFPLDAAVFYEGFVNFFKGNKQYKYDFGQNRIVSVSRANDLMDCEMGKSNKHIS; this is translated from the exons ATGAATCTGCTCTGCATGACTTTCCTGACTCTCATGAAGCTCCACCAGAGTCCTGCGGGGGCTTCACCCCTCCGCATCCCCGCCGCTCCTCCACAACCTCCAGCTGGACCGTCTGAGGCTGACCAGAAATTTGCAGAG GAATATCTGCACCTCTTCTACGGTTACCAGCCCAAACCAGACAGACGAAAAAGGGCGGCAGCCTCCAGAGATGATTCAGACCAGACAATGGGATTCTGCCATAAGGTGAAGAAAATGCAACGTTTCTTTGGGTTGACTCCAGACGGAAAACTCAGTGAGGAAACTCTGACTGTGATGAAGAAGCCGCGCTGTGGGCTGTCAGATGTGGAGCCTTACGGGGGAGCCGTGCGGTGGAGAAAACGGACGATCAGCTACAG GATTGCTGGTGAAAATCTCCCTTTCCCAGCCAGTCGGACTCACAAAGCCGTCAGGAGGGCGCTGAAGCTGTGGTCCAGCGTTTCCCTCATTAGATTCCGCAGGAGGGAAGCAAAAGAAGCTGACGTTAGCATTGCTTTTTTCAGCGGAG CAGACCATGGCGATGGATCTCCTTTCTCTGGCAAAGGGGGAGCTCTGGCTCATGCCTTCCTCCCTGGTCTAGGAATAGGAGGGGATGTGCACTTTGATTCTGAGGAGGAATGGACTTTAAATTCTACTG GTATCAGCCTGCCTGTTGTCGCAGCTCATGAATTCGGCCATGCTCTTGGCCTCTCCCACTCGCCTGACCCTGGATCCATTATGTACCCAGCTTACAACTTTGCACCCAGTTTGGAGCTCTCCTTTGACGACGTGAAGAGCATCCAGCACCTTTATG GTGAAAACCCCAACTTCCACTTACAGTCACTAAAAAGCCCTCCTCCCAAAACCCCTGACAAATGCGATCCAGATCTGTCCTTTGATGCTGTGACCGAATTACAACAAGAGGTGGTGTTTTTCAAAGACAG ATTCATGTGGCGAAAGCATCCCAGTTTTGTTGAAACACGCATCACTCTCATCAGCAGCCTGTGGTCAGACTCTGTACCGTCTCACCTGGATGCTGTGTATGAGAACGTGGAGAAAaacgttattttatttttcaaag GTGATCAGTACTGGAAAGTACAGCATTTGATTCTACAGGAAGGTTTTCCCAGAAACATCTCAGACCTGGGCTTCCCCTCCAGAATAAAGTCAGTGGATGCTGCTCTGCACTTCAGAAACGATCGATACACTGTGTTCTTCACCGGCCATGAGTGTTGGAG GTACAATGAACTGCGGGCAGTGATGGAGGGATCACCGATGCTCATCGAGCAACAGTGGCTGGAAATCCCATTCCCTTTAGACGCAGCTGTCTTCTACGAGG GATTTGTGAACTTCTTCAAGGGAAACAAGCAATATAAATACGACTTTGGCCAGAACCGTATTGTCTCCGTCAGCAGAGCTAATGACCTAATGGACTGCGAGATGGGAAAGAGCAACAAGCACATATCCTGA